One Leptolyngbya subtilissima AS-A7 genomic window carries:
- the apcB gene encoding allophycocyanin subunit beta — translation MQDAITSVINSSDVQGKYLDGSALDKLKAYFQTGELRVRAASTISANAAEIVKEAVAKSLLYSDITRPGGNMYTTRRYAACIRDLDYYLRYATYAMLAGDPSILDERVLNGLKETYNSLGVPIGATVNSIQAMKEVTASLVGADAGKEMGVYFDYISSGLS, via the coding sequence ATGCAAGACGCAATTACCTCTGTTATCAATTCCTCCGACGTGCAGGGCAAGTACCTGGACGGTTCCGCTCTCGACAAGCTCAAGGCTTACTTCCAAACCGGTGAGCTGCGCGTTCGTGCCGCTAGCACCATCAGCGCTAACGCTGCTGAAATCGTGAAAGAAGCTGTGGCCAAGTCCCTGCTGTACTCCGATATTACCCGTCCTGGCGGCAACATGTACACCACCCGTCGCTATGCAGCCTGCATCCGCGACCTGGACTACTACCTGCGCTACGCCACCTACGCCATGCTGGCTGGGGACCCCTCCATCCTGGATGAGCGTGTGCTCAACGGTCTCAAGGAGACCTACAACTCCCTGGGCGTACCCATCGGCGCTACCGTCAACTCCATCCAAGCCATGAAAGAAGTGACCGCTAGCCTAGTGGGTGCTGATGCTGGTAAGGAAATGGGCGTTTACTTCGACTACATCTCCTCTGGCTTGAGCTAG
- a CDS encoding phycobilisome linker polypeptide, with protein sequence MRMFKVTACVPSQTRIRTQRELQNTFFTKLVPYENWFKEQQRIQKMGGKIVKVELATGRQGANTGLL encoded by the coding sequence ATGCGCATGTTTAAAGTCACCGCTTGCGTTCCCAGTCAAACCAGGATTCGCACCCAACGGGAGCTGCAAAATACTTTCTTTACCAAGCTGGTGCCCTACGAGAACTGGTTCAAAGAGCAGCAGCGCATTCAAAAAATGGGCGGCAAAATCGTTAAGGTTGAGCTGGCAACTGGTCGGCAGGGTGCCAACACCGGTTTGCTCTAA
- a CDS encoding cytochrome c biogenesis protein, translating to MAPSEAPQPTFWDGVRDYFRQDLLPLLADLRLAIVLLLAIAAFSISGTVIEQGQTLEFYQTNYPQDPALFGFLSWKVILTLGLDHVYRTWWFLALLIVFGASLTACTFTRQFPALGAAQKWKYYTQPRQFQKLALSAELAETDLASLVNRLSQKRYRVFQEGNQLYGRKGIVGRIGPIVVHASMLLILAGAILGAMTGFFAQEIVPSGETFQIRNIFDAGPWAEAQIPKDWSVRVNRFWIDYSPEGNIDQFYSDLSVLDRTGNEIDRKTIFVNQPLRHKGVTLYQADWGVAAVQVKLNNSPVLQLPMQQLENDGPRFWGTWLPTKPDMSEGVTLLASDLQGSVLIYDNAGQLISTVRKGMAAEINGVRLSLIDVVGSTGLQIKADPGIPLVYGGFGLLMLGVIMSYVSHSQVWALAQEGTVYVGGRTNRAQVAFERELLALLEAVSADSNEAKLAEASVS from the coding sequence ATGGCTCCGTCTGAAGCTCCTCAACCGACTTTCTGGGACGGGGTGCGCGACTACTTTAGACAAGATCTGCTGCCGCTGCTGGCCGATCTGCGGTTGGCAATTGTGCTGCTGCTGGCGATCGCGGCCTTTAGCATCAGCGGTACGGTCATCGAGCAGGGCCAAACCCTGGAGTTTTACCAGACTAACTATCCCCAAGATCCGGCTCTGTTTGGGTTTTTGAGTTGGAAGGTAATTCTTACCCTTGGGCTAGATCACGTCTACCGAACCTGGTGGTTTTTGGCGCTGCTAATTGTGTTTGGTGCCAGCCTAACCGCCTGCACGTTTACCCGCCAGTTCCCGGCTCTGGGGGCAGCTCAAAAGTGGAAGTATTACACTCAGCCCCGCCAGTTTCAAAAACTGGCTCTGAGTGCTGAGCTAGCTGAAACTGACCTCGCCTCCTTGGTAAACAGATTGTCCCAAAAGCGCTATCGGGTATTTCAGGAGGGCAATCAGCTCTACGGACGTAAGGGCATTGTGGGCCGCATTGGGCCTATTGTGGTGCACGCCAGCATGCTGCTGATTTTGGCAGGGGCTATTTTAGGGGCCATGACCGGCTTTTTTGCCCAAGAGATCGTGCCCAGCGGCGAGACCTTTCAAATTCGCAATATTTTTGATGCTGGTCCCTGGGCCGAGGCCCAAATCCCCAAAGACTGGTCGGTGCGGGTGAACCGATTTTGGATTGACTACAGTCCTGAAGGCAATATCGATCAGTTCTATTCCGATCTATCGGTGCTAGACCGGACGGGTAACGAGATCGATCGCAAGACCATCTTTGTCAACCAGCCCCTGCGCCACAAGGGCGTGACCCTCTACCAAGCCGATTGGGGAGTGGCGGCGGTGCAGGTTAAGCTCAACAACAGCCCGGTGCTGCAACTGCCGATGCAGCAGCTCGAGAATGACGGTCCGCGCTTTTGGGGTACTTGGCTGCCGACGAAACCCGATATGAGCGAAGGCGTGACCCTGCTGGCCAGCGATCTTCAAGGTTCTGTGCTGATTTACGACAACGCTGGACAGCTGATTTCTACGGTTCGTAAAGGCATGGCGGCAGAGATCAATGGCGTTAGGCTCTCGCTGATAGACGTGGTGGGCAGCACGGGTCTGCAAATTAAGGCTGATCCAGGCATTCCTCTGGTTTACGGTGGCTTTGGCCTGCTGATGCTGGGGGTGATCATGAGCTACGTGTCGCACTCCCAAGTGTGGGCGCTGGCGCAGGAGGGCACGGTATACGTGGGTGGCAGAACGAACCGCGCCCAGGTAGCCTTTGAGCGCGAGTTACTTGCCCTGCTGGAAGCTGTTTCTGCCGATTCTAACGAGGCCAAATTAGCTGAGGCTTCAGTTAGCTGA
- a CDS encoding cytochrome c biogenesis protein CcdA encodes MRLTTPLMSESLQIYLYEIAQWANQLVSDQLTQVSWVSLSVVGLAGLLTSLSPCLLSMLPIMVGYMGGYEEGGRGGAIARSLSFALGLATTLALLGLIAGLFGYVYGQVAWGLPIVVSLVAIVMGLNLLGVIPLALPAGVGPTFENLNLPPWLRAYALGLTFGIVASPCSTPVLATLLAWISTTKDPVLGGALLLAYAVGYVTPLVLAGTFTASLKRLLDLRQWSSWVTPASGALLLGFGVFSLLSRLLPTSLV; translated from the coding sequence TTGCGTCTCACTACCCCGCTGATGTCTGAGAGTCTGCAAATTTATTTATACGAAATCGCCCAGTGGGCCAATCAGCTGGTGAGTGATCAGCTCACTCAGGTGTCTTGGGTGAGCCTATCAGTGGTGGGATTAGCGGGGCTCTTAACCAGCCTATCTCCCTGTCTGCTATCGATGCTGCCGATTATGGTGGGCTACATGGGCGGCTATGAGGAAGGTGGGCGGGGTGGTGCGATCGCGCGATCGCTCTCCTTCGCCCTAGGCCTCGCCACCACCCTGGCTCTGTTGGGCTTGATCGCTGGGCTCTTTGGCTACGTCTATGGTCAGGTGGCTTGGGGGCTACCGATTGTGGTGAGCCTAGTGGCGATCGTGATGGGGCTAAATCTGTTAGGAGTCATTCCCTTAGCTCTGCCCGCGGGCGTTGGCCCCACCTTTGAAAATTTGAACTTACCGCCCTGGCTGCGGGCCTATGCTTTGGGGCTCACCTTTGGCATTGTGGCGTCGCCCTGTAGCACCCCAGTGCTAGCTACCCTCCTAGCCTGGATCTCAACCACGAAGGATCCGGTGTTGGGCGGGGCCCTGCTGCTAGCCTATGCCGTGGGCTATGTAACGCCGCTAGTGCTGGCGGGCACCTTCACTGCTTCTCTAAAGCGACTGCTGGATTTGCGTCAGTGGTCGAGTTGGGTGACACCGGCAAGTGGGGCTCTGCTACTGGGGTTTGGGGTATTTTCACTGCTGTCTCGGCTGCTGCCGACCAGTTTGGTGTAA
- a CDS encoding FtsW/RodA/SpoVE family cell cycle protein: MNIAQLVPWIDPTVGQWSAEARWLRWLTFVWLGSGLLILFSASYAVSVTEHGYGLHYVMVQLLWVAIGLVIFNRIVHTSLDRLIQGSGIVLLMLVGLVSLTLVPSLGVTVNGATRWLPLGPFMIQPSELLKPCLVLQGARLFGRWPQLTWQTRLTWLGIFVAILGLILLQPNLSTAAICGLTLWLIALAAGLPYLYLLLTAGGGLLTATVSVSLKTYQRQRIVSFLDPWADPGNQGYQLVQSLLAVGSGGFWGQGFGLSQQKLYSLPIQYTDFIFSVFAEEFGFVGCLVLLTVLGVYASLALLVALRLKQPLHRLVAVGAMVLLVGQALLNMGVATGLLPTTGLPFPLLSYGGSSMVASLATAALLVRAAREINLDTPVPLRRRWSKAGPQEPLPL; the protein is encoded by the coding sequence GTGAACATTGCTCAGTTGGTTCCATGGATTGACCCCACGGTAGGCCAGTGGTCAGCGGAAGCGCGCTGGCTGCGTTGGTTGACCTTTGTCTGGCTGGGCAGCGGTCTACTAATATTGTTCTCAGCGTCTTATGCAGTGTCCGTGACGGAGCATGGCTATGGACTGCACTATGTGATGGTGCAGCTGCTGTGGGTTGCGATTGGTTTGGTAATTTTTAACCGTATTGTTCATACCTCTCTGGATCGGCTTATTCAGGGGTCAGGTATTGTGCTGCTGATGCTGGTTGGTTTGGTAAGCCTGACTCTGGTGCCCTCCTTGGGGGTAACGGTGAATGGGGCTACTCGCTGGCTGCCTTTGGGCCCGTTTATGATTCAGCCTTCGGAGCTGCTTAAGCCCTGCTTGGTGTTACAGGGGGCACGACTGTTTGGGCGATGGCCACAGCTCACTTGGCAAACACGGCTTACCTGGTTGGGCATTTTTGTCGCTATTTTGGGGCTGATTTTGTTGCAGCCCAACCTGAGTACAGCGGCTATTTGCGGCTTAACGCTTTGGCTAATTGCTCTGGCGGCGGGGTTGCCCTATCTGTATCTGCTGCTAACGGCGGGAGGGGGACTGCTGACTGCGACAGTAAGTGTCAGCCTCAAGACCTATCAGCGCCAGCGAATAGTCTCGTTTTTGGACCCCTGGGCTGATCCAGGTAACCAGGGGTATCAGCTAGTGCAGAGTCTGTTAGCTGTTGGCTCTGGCGGGTTTTGGGGCCAGGGTTTTGGGCTGTCTCAGCAAAAGCTGTACTCGCTACCTATTCAATACACTGACTTTATTTTTTCGGTATTTGCTGAGGAGTTTGGCTTTGTGGGTTGCTTAGTGTTGCTGACGGTTTTAGGAGTTTATGCTTCTTTAGCTCTGTTGGTAGCGCTACGTTTGAAGCAACCCCTGCACCGCTTGGTAGCGGTGGGTGCGATGGTGCTGTTGGTGGGGCAAGCGCTGCTCAATATGGGTGTGGCTACAGGGCTTCTGCCGACGACAGGACTGCCCTTTCCGCTGTTGAGCTATGGAGGTAGCTCGATGGTGGCTAGCTTGGCAACAGCGGCGCTGTTGGTGCGGGCGGCGCGGGAGATTAATCTGGATACGCCGGTACCTCTACGGCGACGATGGTCTAAGGCGGGTCCTCAAGAGCCCCTGCCCCTGTAA
- a CDS encoding phycobilisome rod-core linker polypeptide, whose protein sequence is MSVKASGGSAPARPQLYQTLPVATISQAEQQDRYMGRGELDELSGFFGSGLKRVQIAETLTRYSELIVSQAANRIFTGGSPLAYLERVDSESPIEKTRAGTVLDETEASRLGTSTFIESSSGGLFQNLFNSTPTGPVPAGFRPISVSRYGPSNMQKSLRDMSWFLRYVTYAIVAGDPNIIAVNVRGLREIIENACSSAATIVAIQTMKAGSLRYVNSDPEAKDIVTQYFDVLLSEFKAPTPSNKVRQRSSSDLQGLELPQIYFNAAERRPKYAMKPGLSAGEKNDVVKAAYRQIFERDITRAYSLSVSDLESKVKNGEISMKEFVRRLAKSPLYRKNFYDPYINSRALELAFRHILGRAPSSREEVRDYFSIVSSGGLAALIDALVDSKEYSDYFGEETVPYLRGLGQEAQECRNWGPQFDLFNYSAPFRKKPQFITLFAAYEQPLPDQHPYGSGNDPLEIQFGAIFPKETRNVSATPAFFNKDTRRILIHRGAGINNQLSNPAARPENPGSLGAKVFKLDQVPRTGNTQNSVRYSESSTQTIISAAYRQVFGREVYSGQRSKVAEIKLENGEISMKEFIRAIAKSEAFRKTYWSSLYVMKAVEYIHRRLLGRPTYGRKETNAYFDICAKKGFYALIDSIIESQEYAEAFGEDTVPYERYVTPKGLALRSMRAGSLAEKGMVPVADTSVPRFVELGTVTEDRAIPEVQRRLNQGVNRQRQQTKVFKLTSLADKPNLKLVTAAAYRQIFERDIAPYIVKSEFTALESKLGNGEISMKEFIEGLGTSTLYIKEFYAPYPNTQVIEFGTKHFLGRAPQDQAEIRKYNQVLASEGIRGFIRSMLNTPEYAESFGEDTVPYRRYPTLPAANFPNTEKLYNRLTKQNRDLIVPSFVSSKNTVNVADMPLMADAVASQAANAAELAATVGRSSVEADVVAVAPAARLYRLQAGASPEQVDQVLTAVYRQVMVLPEGEIPAEWRLPEAEALVKSDRITLREFIRQLIQSPAYQTRFVAAYPAPKLVAIMGRQLLGRTLEDAAEYSAIAAQQGTMAVAEAMLGSAEYLRYFGEQGVPYRRV, encoded by the coding sequence ATGAGTGTTAAAGCAAGTGGTGGAAGTGCACCGGCGCGGCCCCAGCTCTACCAAACTCTGCCAGTGGCCACGATTTCCCAGGCCGAGCAGCAAGACCGCTACATGGGCCGGGGAGAGCTAGATGAGCTATCAGGCTTTTTTGGTTCTGGTCTTAAGCGGGTTCAGATTGCCGAAACCTTGACCCGTTACTCCGAATTGATTGTTTCCCAGGCGGCCAACCGCATCTTTACCGGAGGGTCTCCTCTGGCCTACCTGGAGCGAGTCGATAGCGAATCACCTATTGAAAAAACTCGGGCTGGCACTGTTCTAGACGAAACAGAGGCTTCCCGACTGGGCACCTCGACCTTTATCGAGAGCAGCAGTGGTGGGCTGTTCCAAAACCTATTCAATTCCACCCCCACTGGGCCTGTGCCCGCTGGGTTTCGCCCCATTAGCGTGTCTCGCTATGGCCCCAGCAACATGCAGAAGTCTCTGCGTGATATGAGCTGGTTTCTGCGCTATGTAACCTACGCCATTGTGGCGGGCGACCCCAACATCATTGCGGTCAACGTACGCGGCCTCCGCGAAATCATCGAGAACGCCTGTTCTTCGGCAGCAACGATCGTCGCCATTCAAACCATGAAGGCGGGGTCTCTGCGCTACGTGAATAGCGATCCAGAGGCTAAAGACATCGTCACCCAGTACTTTGATGTACTGCTGAGCGAGTTTAAGGCCCCGACCCCGTCAAACAAAGTACGCCAGCGTTCATCCAGCGACCTGCAAGGTCTGGAGCTGCCTCAGATCTACTTCAACGCGGCTGAGCGTCGGCCCAAGTACGCCATGAAGCCAGGGCTATCGGCGGGTGAGAAGAACGATGTCGTGAAGGCTGCGTACCGTCAGATCTTCGAGCGCGATATCACCCGTGCCTACTCGCTGTCGGTCTCTGATCTGGAGTCGAAGGTGAAGAACGGCGAAATCTCCATGAAGGAGTTCGTGCGTCGCCTGGCCAAGTCGCCCCTGTACCGCAAGAATTTCTACGACCCATACATCAATAGCCGCGCTCTAGAACTGGCTTTCCGCCACATTCTCGGCCGTGCGCCTAGCTCCCGCGAGGAGGTGCGCGACTACTTCTCCATCGTGTCTAGCGGTGGTCTGGCAGCTCTGATCGACGCCCTAGTGGACTCTAAAGAGTACTCCGACTACTTTGGGGAAGAAACGGTACCCTACCTGCGCGGTCTGGGCCAAGAAGCTCAGGAGTGCCGCAATTGGGGTCCTCAGTTTGACCTGTTTAACTACAGCGCTCCTTTCCGCAAGAAGCCGCAGTTCATTACGCTGTTCGCGGCCTACGAGCAGCCCCTGCCCGATCAGCACCCCTACGGTTCTGGCAACGACCCGCTAGAGATCCAGTTTGGGGCGATCTTCCCGAAAGAGACCCGCAATGTTAGCGCGACTCCTGCATTCTTTAACAAAGACACCCGCCGCATTCTGATTCACCGTGGCGCGGGCATCAACAACCAATTGAGCAATCCCGCTGCCCGGCCTGAGAATCCGGGTTCGCTGGGGGCCAAGGTGTTCAAGCTGGATCAAGTTCCTAGAACTGGCAACACCCAAAACAGCGTCCGTTACTCCGAAAGCTCGACCCAGACGATCATTAGTGCGGCTTACCGTCAGGTGTTTGGCCGTGAGGTGTACTCGGGTCAGCGCTCCAAGGTTGCTGAGATCAAGCTGGAGAACGGCGAAATCTCCATGAAGGAGTTCATTCGGGCGATCGCTAAGTCCGAAGCGTTCCGCAAGACCTATTGGTCATCGCTGTATGTGATGAAGGCAGTGGAGTACATTCACCGTCGCTTGCTAGGTCGCCCTACCTATGGGCGTAAGGAAACCAACGCCTACTTCGACATTTGTGCCAAGAAAGGCTTCTATGCCTTGATTGACTCAATTATCGAAAGCCAGGAGTATGCCGAAGCTTTTGGGGAAGATACCGTACCCTATGAGCGCTATGTGACTCCCAAAGGTCTGGCTCTACGCAGCATGCGGGCCGGTTCTCTGGCCGAGAAAGGCATGGTGCCTGTGGCCGATACCAGCGTTCCCCGCTTTGTGGAACTGGGTACAGTTACCGAAGACCGTGCCATCCCTGAGGTGCAGCGCCGTCTAAACCAGGGTGTTAATCGCCAGCGTCAGCAGACTAAGGTGTTCAAGCTCACCTCTCTGGCTGATAAGCCCAACCTCAAGCTGGTTACCGCCGCTGCCTACCGGCAAATCTTCGAGCGAGACATTGCTCCTTATATTGTTAAGAGCGAGTTCACCGCCCTAGAGAGCAAGCTGGGCAACGGCGAGATCAGCATGAAGGAGTTCATTGAGGGGTTAGGCACCTCAACTCTATACATCAAAGAGTTCTACGCGCCCTACCCCAATACCCAAGTGATTGAGTTTGGTACCAAGCATTTCTTGGGTCGTGCCCCGCAGGATCAGGCGGAAATTCGCAAGTACAATCAGGTGTTAGCTAGCGAAGGCATTCGTGGGTTTATTCGCTCGATGCTCAACACCCCTGAATACGCCGAAAGCTTTGGGGAAGATACCGTGCCCTATCGCCGCTATCCCACTCTGCCAGCGGCCAACTTCCCCAATACGGAGAAGCTGTACAATCGGCTCACCAAGCAAAATCGCGATCTCATCGTGCCTAGCTTTGTCAGTTCCAAAAACACTGTCAATGTGGCCGATATGCCTTTGATGGCCGATGCGGTAGCTTCCCAGGCGGCCAATGCTGCGGAACTAGCCGCAACGGTAGGACGCTCCTCCGTAGAGGCTGACGTGGTTGCCGTCGCCCCTGCGGCTCGGCTCTATCGTCTACAAGCCGGGGCTAGCCCTGAGCAGGTAGACCAAGTGCTCACTGCCGTTTACCGTCAGGTGATGGTGCTGCCCGAGGGAGAGATCCCAGCTGAGTGGCGATTGCCTGAAGCTGAGGCGTTGGTTAAGAGCGATCGCATTACCCTGCGTGAGTTTATTCGCCAGCTAATTCAGTCCCCTGCCTATCAAACCCGGTTCGTTGCCGCCTACCCAGCACCCAAGCTCGTAGCCATTATGGGCCGCCAGCTGCTGGGGCGGACCCTAGAGGATGCCGCCGAGTACAGTGCTATTGCAGCCCAACAGGGCACTATGGCTGTTGCCGAAGCTATGCTCGGCTCGGCTGAGTACCTGCGATACTTTGGCGAGCAGGGTGTGCCCTACCGTCGCGTCTAG
- a CDS encoding class I SAM-dependent methyltransferase, with protein sequence MDDSTKTQTVSDAVASLYNTYPFPPEPFLDEAPPGYNWRWYWPTVHSFCTGAAPNSNQVRVLDAGCGTGVSTEYISHLNPDAEVLGIDLSERAIATATERCRRSGATNVQFRQLSIYDVDQIEGEFDWINCVGVIHHMPDPLRGLQALTTKLAPGGFIHLFVYAATGRWEISLMQRAIALVQGSQRGDYRDGVQVGRQIFASLPEGNRLKQRERDRWAMENHRDECFADMYVHPQEVDYTIDSLFELIDASGLEFVGFSNPQVWQLDRLLASDPALLDRAKQLPEKDQYRLVELLDPEITHFEWFLARPPYPRFSWDEDAALLSATPTRNPCMEGWPSQSIFDHNYQIISLDQIEFEFLQDCDSHNGYAADQPQASVADLLSQSGASLEAVRQMQQRQLILLKPSQQT encoded by the coding sequence ATGGACGACTCGACAAAGACCCAGACGGTCAGCGATGCAGTAGCCAGCCTGTACAACACCTACCCTTTTCCGCCAGAACCTTTTTTGGATGAAGCCCCACCGGGGTATAACTGGCGCTGGTACTGGCCGACCGTGCACAGCTTTTGCACGGGGGCAGCCCCAAACAGCAATCAGGTGCGGGTACTGGATGCGGGGTGTGGCACTGGGGTGAGTACTGAATACATTAGCCATCTCAACCCAGACGCTGAGGTGCTGGGCATTGATCTAAGTGAGCGGGCGATCGCCACTGCCACCGAGCGCTGTCGCCGGTCAGGGGCCACCAACGTTCAGTTTCGCCAGCTCAGCATCTACGATGTAGACCAAATCGAAGGAGAGTTCGACTGGATCAACTGCGTCGGCGTCATCCACCACATGCCCGATCCATTACGGGGACTCCAAGCCTTAACCACCAAGCTCGCTCCCGGCGGCTTTATTCACCTATTTGTATACGCCGCCACTGGTCGTTGGGAAATCTCGCTGATGCAGCGGGCGATCGCCCTGGTTCAAGGCAGCCAGCGCGGCGACTACCGCGACGGCGTACAGGTGGGGCGACAGATCTTCGCTAGCCTACCTGAGGGAAATCGATTGAAGCAGCGAGAGCGCGATCGCTGGGCGATGGAAAACCACCGAGACGAATGCTTTGCCGACATGTACGTCCACCCGCAGGAAGTGGATTACACCATAGATAGCCTATTTGAGCTAATTGACGCCTCGGGTCTAGAATTCGTCGGTTTTTCCAACCCTCAAGTTTGGCAGCTCGATCGCCTGCTGGCATCAGATCCAGCCCTGCTCGATCGCGCCAAGCAGCTGCCTGAGAAAGATCAGTATCGCCTAGTAGAACTACTAGATCCTGAGATCACTCACTTCGAGTGGTTCCTAGCTCGCCCCCCCTACCCACGATTCAGCTGGGACGAGGACGCCGCTCTACTGTCAGCCACTCCCACCCGCAACCCTTGCATGGAAGGCTGGCCCAGCCAAAGCATCTTCGACCACAACTACCAGATCATCTCCTTAGACCAGATAGAGTTTGAGTTTTTACAGGACTGCGACAGTCACAATGGTTACGCTGCTGATCAGCCTCAGGCCAGCGTTGCCGATCTGCTATCCCAAAGCGGGGCAAGCCTTGAAGCAGTACGGCAGATGCAGCAGAGGCAGCTCATTTTGCTAAAACCATCCCAGCAGACTTGA
- a CDS encoding ATP synthase subunit I: MAPLPSEHTDPVEQVEAEVDPGQTEGQSLPPASTTAMEEYYQLQQNLLLTTLAFTGVIFFSVWLAYSLPIALNYLIGACGGVVYLRMLAKSVANIGRGSSRLGSGRLALVVGLVLVATEWQQLQVVPVFLGFLTYKGALIAYTLWTAVLPKSPSGSSQASG; encoded by the coding sequence GTGGCCCCATTGCCCTCCGAACACACTGACCCTGTCGAGCAGGTCGAGGCAGAAGTAGACCCCGGTCAAACCGAAGGTCAAAGTCTCCCTCCGGCTTCGACGACAGCCATGGAAGAGTACTACCAGCTACAGCAAAATCTGCTGTTGACCACGCTGGCATTTACCGGCGTAATCTTTTTTAGCGTCTGGTTAGCCTACTCTCTCCCAATTGCTCTGAATTATTTAATAGGAGCGTGCGGCGGTGTGGTTTACTTGAGGATGTTGGCAAAAAGCGTGGCCAACATTGGGCGCGGAAGCTCAAGGCTAGGCAGCGGCCGACTAGCCCTAGTGGTTGGTTTGGTTTTAGTGGCTACTGAGTGGCAGCAGCTTCAGGTCGTACCCGTTTTTCTAGGGTTTTTGACCTACAAGGGGGCGTTAATTGCTTACACCCTCTGGACTGCGGTGCTGCCAAAATCACCATCGGGATCTTCCCAGGCGTCTGGTTAA
- the apcA gene encoding allophycocyanin subunit alpha, translated as MSIVTKSIVNADAEARYLSPGELDRIKGFVTSGERRLRIAQVLTESRERIVKEAGNQLFQKRPDIVSPGGNAYGEEMTATCLRDMDYYLRLVTYGVVAGDVTPIEEIGLVGVREMYNSLGTPIPAVAESVRSMKAVATGLLSSEDAAEAASYFDYVVGAMQ; from the coding sequence ATGAGTATTGTCACGAAGTCAATCGTGAATGCCGATGCCGAGGCTCGTTACCTCAGCCCCGGTGAGTTGGATCGCATCAAGGGATTTGTCACCTCTGGTGAGCGTCGTCTGCGGATTGCTCAGGTGCTAACCGAATCCCGCGAGCGCATCGTTAAGGAAGCTGGCAATCAGCTGTTCCAGAAGCGCCCTGACATTGTTTCTCCCGGTGGCAACGCCTACGGTGAAGAGATGACCGCCACCTGCCTGCGCGACATGGACTACTACCTGCGTCTCGTCACCTACGGTGTGGTCGCTGGTGACGTTACCCCTATCGAAGAAATCGGTCTGGTGGGCGTACGTGAAATGTACAACTCCCTGGGCACTCCTATCCCCGCTGTGGCTGAGTCTGTGCGCTCCATGAAGGCTGTCGCAACTGGGCTGCTATCCAGCGAAGATGCTGCTGAAGCCGCATCCTACTTCGACTATGTTGTCGGCGCTATGCAGTAG
- a CDS encoding DUF1517 domain-containing protein has product MAKAPRSLDHHNRNVYCLIVLMLTLSCLGFFVERRSETARLAEAQGLLSTGTTPQGVSGGRARGGDFGSPSGGGAPGGGFSGGGGALPPAGGPSYGGPGYGGGYPSYPSGGPVIVPVPGGYVGGYPGGYVGGYPGGGIAIGGDVGLLFLLAVLGFTVLPLITNLMRLGASGFGRGIQVVDSGNELTNDVVTITQLQVALLSQARDLQTELETIAARSDIGTKPGLNRLLQETVLALLRSPEYWSHAKVTNQTVRSRAQASQVFEQLSVTERSKFSRETLVNVGGQVSRQTYQPKPDADPAAYIVVTLIVGTADDQPLVTQPIHSASDLQTSLRRLGGVTPDYLLVYELLWTPQDASDSLSYDQMLAAYPDLTQIS; this is encoded by the coding sequence ATGGCTAAGGCCCCGCGATCGCTCGATCACCACAACCGCAATGTCTATTGCCTGATTGTGCTGATGCTAACCCTGAGCTGCCTAGGATTTTTTGTTGAGCGGCGCAGCGAAACGGCTCGCCTTGCCGAAGCCCAGGGGCTTTTGTCTACCGGCACTACGCCTCAGGGAGTATCGGGCGGCCGGGCTCGCGGTGGTGACTTTGGCAGCCCCTCCGGCGGCGGCGCACCTGGAGGAGGTTTTTCCGGCGGCGGTGGTGCGCTGCCCCCTGCAGGGGGTCCGAGCTATGGCGGCCCAGGCTATGGTGGCGGCTATCCCTCCTACCCTAGCGGCGGTCCAGTGATTGTGCCAGTGCCTGGCGGTTATGTGGGTGGCTATCCCGGCGGCTATGTGGGCGGCTACCCTGGCGGCGGAATCGCGATCGGCGGCGATGTAGGTCTATTGTTTTTGCTGGCGGTGCTGGGCTTTACGGTCCTGCCTTTAATCACAAATTTGATGCGGTTGGGGGCTAGTGGATTTGGCCGGGGCATCCAAGTTGTAGACAGCGGCAACGAGCTGACCAACGATGTCGTCACCATAACTCAGCTCCAGGTAGCGCTGCTGTCCCAGGCCCGCGATCTTCAGACTGAGCTAGAGACTATCGCCGCCCGCAGCGATATTGGTACTAAGCCAGGGCTGAATCGGCTGCTGCAAGAGACGGTGCTGGCCCTACTGCGATCGCCCGAATACTGGTCCCATGCCAAAGTTACCAACCAAACCGTTCGCTCCCGCGCTCAGGCCTCCCAGGTCTTTGAGCAGCTCTCTGTTACCGAGCGCAGCAAATTCAGCCGCGAAACCTTAGTTAACGTCGGTGGCCAGGTCAGCCGCCAAACCTACCAGCCTAAGCCTGATGCCGACCCAGCGGCCTACATCGTGGTAACGCTAATTGTGGGCACCGCCGATGATCAGCCCCTTGTCACTCAGCCGATCCATTCTGCCAGCGATCTTCAGACATCTCTGAGACGGCTTGGCGGCGTCACTCCCGACTATCTGCTGGTCTACGAACTGCTCTGGACACCCCAAGATGCCAGCGATAGCCTCAGCTATGACCAAATGCTGGCCGCCTACCCCGACCTCACCCAAATCAGCTAA